In Streptococcus parasuis, the following proteins share a genomic window:
- a CDS encoding ABC transporter ATP-binding protein, translating to MTILGFLLKQIKRVKWLFIVAVAFYLLASTLVRLAPLLIQQAIDGPITDLSKGFPFNETVFLTQSAQYMGMTVLGAIGFYLSMRLLMHCANRIAENLRNQAYDVMQRLPISYFDDKPAGKIATRIVNDTETLRTQFYGTLVYAFNNIVRLVFTYAVLFYMNRSLGWLMLLLIPLYIGIQFAYKKMTDKPMKDFYDARSDVNTQVNETMNGASLIQLFGQEERSMQEFEATADKMRRADNKMIWAQSLATWNLSGFLQNLVITGILTVVGYQFLKGHPGVTAGRLFVYVNYIEGVFIALGALVQQFPNMLRSFETGKRLMALLEEEAEPDSEHDLEVDQGQVVFENVNFSYEENKPVLRDISIRAEKGETVALVGHTGSGKSSIMNLLYRFYDPQAGRVLIDGKNIRDYSRESLRSHMGIVLQDPYLFTGTIASNVSMNEETADKKRILQALEKVGAGPMLSRLEKGIDEPVVEKGAAFSSGERQLIAFARTLYSDPKILILDEATSHIDTETEEIIQHAMEVVKEGRTTFIIAHRLSTIQNADQILVLDQGRIIEHGKHEDLIAFGGTYAQMHEIQARV from the coding sequence ATGACTATTTTAGGATTTTTATTAAAACAAATCAAACGCGTCAAATGGCTATTTATTGTAGCAGTAGCTTTCTATTTACTAGCTTCAACCCTGGTTCGATTGGCTCCTCTGTTGATTCAGCAGGCTATCGATGGGCCGATTACAGATTTGAGCAAGGGTTTTCCATTTAATGAAACTGTTTTTTTGACTCAGTCAGCTCAATATATGGGGATGACAGTCCTAGGAGCCATTGGTTTTTACCTGTCCATGCGCTTGCTCATGCATTGTGCCAATCGGATTGCAGAGAATCTGAGAAATCAAGCCTATGATGTGATGCAGCGGTTGCCTATTTCATATTTTGATGATAAACCAGCAGGGAAGATTGCAACTAGAATTGTCAATGATACTGAGACACTGCGAACTCAATTTTATGGTACCTTAGTTTATGCCTTTAACAATATCGTTCGACTGGTATTTACATATGCTGTTCTTTTCTACATGAATCGTAGTTTGGGCTGGCTGATGTTGCTGCTGATTCCTCTATATATTGGGATTCAATTTGCTTATAAAAAAATGACTGACAAGCCCATGAAGGACTTCTATGATGCCAGGAGTGATGTGAATACTCAGGTAAATGAAACCATGAACGGTGCTAGTTTGATTCAACTCTTTGGACAAGAAGAAAGAAGTATGCAAGAGTTTGAAGCGACTGCTGACAAGATGCGTCGTGCAGACAACAAGATGATATGGGCTCAGTCTCTTGCAACTTGGAATTTGAGTGGCTTCTTACAAAATTTAGTGATTACAGGGATTTTGACAGTAGTTGGTTATCAATTTCTCAAGGGCCATCCTGGAGTTACAGCCGGGAGACTCTTTGTTTATGTAAACTATATTGAGGGCGTCTTCATCGCATTAGGTGCCTTGGTTCAGCAATTTCCAAATATGCTTCGTTCTTTTGAAACTGGTAAGCGTTTAATGGCTCTTTTAGAAGAAGAGGCGGAACCTGATAGCGAGCATGATTTGGAAGTAGATCAAGGTCAAGTCGTGTTTGAAAATGTGAATTTTAGTTATGAAGAAAATAAACCAGTTTTGAGAGATATTTCCATTCGGGCTGAAAAAGGTGAAACAGTTGCTTTGGTGGGACATACGGGTTCTGGAAAGTCATCGATTATGAACCTCCTCTATCGTTTCTATGATCCACAGGCGGGTCGCGTATTGATTGATGGAAAAAATATTCGTGACTATTCTCGTGAAAGCCTGCGTAGTCACATGGGGATTGTTTTACAAGATCCCTATCTCTTTACAGGAACCATTGCAAGTAATGTTTCCATGAATGAGGAAACAGCAGACAAAAAACGAATTTTGCAAGCCTTGGAAAAAGTTGGAGCAGGGCCGATGCTATCTCGTTTAGAGAAAGGGATTGATGAACCTGTAGTTGAGAAGGGAGCGGCCTTTTCAAGTGGAGAGCGCCAGCTGATTGCCTTTGCTCGGACACTCTACTCTGATCCTAAAATTCTGATATTAGATGAAGCAACTTCTCATATTGATACGGAGACAGAAGAAATTATCCAACATGCCATGGAAGTGGTGAAAGAAGGCCGAACAACCTTTATCATTGCGCACCGACTCTCTACCATTCAAAATGCAGATCAAATCCTTGTCTTGGATCAAGGTCGAATCATTGAGCATGGCAAACACGAAGATTTGATTGCGTTTGGTGGTACCTATGCTCAAATGCATGAGATTCAAGCAAGGGTGTAA
- a CDS encoding Asp23/Gls24 family envelope stress response protein yields the protein MTEMKEFSGIRGELTYSDKVIEKMIGLALESVDGLLAVSGGFFANLKDKIVNSDEPTTGVHVEVGKKQVAVDLAIIAEYKKHLPTIYKEMKAIIESEVKAMTDLEVVEVNVEVVDIKTREQYEAESVSLQDKVADAASSAAGFTSAQVDKASKGVENLASRNEPRVI from the coding sequence ATGACAGAAATGAAAGAATTTTCGGGAATTAGAGGAGAATTGACTTATTCTGATAAGGTCATTGAGAAAATGATTGGGCTTGCTTTAGAGTCAGTTGATGGCTTGCTAGCAGTTAGTGGTGGGTTCTTTGCAAACCTGAAAGATAAAATAGTCAATAGCGACGAGCCAACAACAGGTGTACATGTTGAAGTTGGGAAAAAGCAGGTTGCGGTTGACCTAGCTATTATTGCTGAGTATAAAAAACATTTACCAACGATTTATAAGGAAATGAAAGCCATTATTGAGTCTGAAGTAAAAGCAATGACAGACTTGGAAGTTGTTGAAGTGAATGTAGAAGTTGTTGATATCAAAACTCGTGAGCAATATGAAGCTGAATCAGTCAGTTTACAAGATAAGGTTGCTGATGCAGCCAGTTCCGCAGCAGGATTTACATCAGCTCAAGTTGACAAAGCTTCAAAAGGTGTAGAGAATCTTGCAAGTAGAAATGAGCCACGTGTTATTTAA
- a CDS encoding ABC transporter ATP-binding protein: MFRLIFDYIKRHKWLYLLVAVTLIIYDATLLVPTQMIQRMVDILTKNELTQAILVQDMTLLLLVTLLNYAMAFIWHLKLFQASVNFKFDMQQRAFKKLVTMRTPFYEKFRSGDVMTRFSTDVDGLMEMVGYGLMIVVYAGGMLAFIIPTMFFIDWKISTVALLPMLFMTLCIFFIGRKQDKAIDANRDAVAQLNNEVLEVIEGIRVTRAYSKKATQKAQFQARTKQLAQGGDRITSLQSLYNPLATVCLGLSTILVLVMGAQAVKTGQLTLGQVIALQLYVSSLLEPFWTLADFILVYQTGKTSFEKLQELIETGDDLEVDGSKEIGELASIAFKDYSFQYPQSERASLQDINWTLLAGQTVGIVGKTGSGKTTLVRQFLRQYPVGQGDFTINDQTVLDYKRASLEEKIGYVPQEHILFSKSVGENIALGKVDSSSEEIEQAIVTAAFDQDLKRMSDGLNTMIGERGVSISGGQKQRISIARAFLRKPDLLILDDSLSAVDARTERQIIQNIQKERAGKTNVIVTHRLSAVNHADWVLVLDEGRIVEEGRPADLLAQKGWYYEQYQRQQSQEGGE; this comes from the coding sequence ATGTTTCGATTAATTTTTGATTATATCAAGCGTCATAAGTGGCTCTATTTATTGGTTGCCGTGACCTTGATTATTTATGATGCCACGCTTTTGGTACCGACGCAAATGATTCAACGGATGGTTGATATACTGACCAAAAATGAATTAACGCAAGCAATTTTAGTTCAGGATATGACGCTCTTGTTGCTCGTGACCTTGCTGAACTATGCTATGGCATTTATTTGGCACCTTAAACTATTTCAGGCTTCCGTTAACTTCAAGTTTGATATGCAACAACGGGCATTCAAAAAGTTGGTCACTATGCGAACACCATTCTATGAGAAATTTCGCTCAGGAGATGTAATGACCCGTTTTTCAACGGATGTGGATGGCTTGATGGAGATGGTCGGTTACGGTCTCATGATTGTCGTCTATGCAGGTGGCATGCTAGCTTTTATCATTCCAACCATGTTCTTCATTGACTGGAAGATTTCTACGGTTGCTTTGCTTCCGATGCTGTTCATGACGCTTTGTATATTTTTTATCGGAAGAAAACAAGATAAGGCGATTGACGCGAATAGGGACGCTGTAGCTCAACTCAATAATGAAGTTTTGGAAGTCATTGAAGGGATTCGAGTGACGAGGGCTTATAGTAAGAAAGCGACTCAAAAAGCTCAATTCCAAGCACGCACCAAACAATTAGCACAAGGTGGTGATCGTATCACCTCACTTCAATCTTTATATAATCCTCTAGCGACTGTCTGTTTAGGTTTATCTACGATTCTAGTACTTGTAATGGGAGCACAGGCCGTGAAGACAGGTCAATTAACACTCGGACAAGTCATTGCACTGCAACTCTATGTCAGTTCGCTCTTAGAGCCCTTCTGGACACTGGCAGATTTTATCCTTGTTTATCAAACTGGCAAGACGTCTTTCGAAAAATTGCAAGAGCTAATAGAGACAGGTGATGATTTGGAGGTGGATGGGTCTAAGGAAATAGGAGAGCTGGCGAGTATTGCTTTCAAGGATTACAGCTTCCAATATCCACAGTCGGAAAGAGCCAGCCTTCAGGACATTAATTGGACCCTACTAGCTGGACAGACCGTTGGAATCGTCGGAAAAACAGGTTCTGGAAAGACGACCTTAGTCCGCCAATTCCTGCGTCAATATCCTGTTGGTCAGGGTGATTTCACCATTAATGATCAAACAGTATTGGACTATAAACGTGCTAGCCTTGAAGAAAAAATTGGTTATGTCCCGCAAGAACACATTCTCTTTTCTAAATCAGTCGGAGAAAATATTGCGCTCGGCAAAGTAGATAGTAGTTCTGAAGAGATTGAACAAGCCATTGTTACGGCTGCATTTGATCAAGATTTAAAACGGATGAGTGATGGTCTAAACACCATGATAGGTGAGCGTGGGGTATCTATTTCGGGTGGTCAAAAGCAACGGATTTCTATTGCGCGTGCATTCTTACGGAAACCAGATTTGCTAATCCTAGATGATTCTTTGTCGGCAGTGGATGCTCGGACAGAACGCCAGATTATCCAAAATATTCAAAAAGAACGTGCAGGCAAAACTAATGTCATCGTGACCCATCGTCTATCTGCTGTCAACCATGCTGATTGGGTGTTGGTTCTGGATGAGGGCCGTATCGTTGAAGAAGGGCGTCCCGCTGATTTGCTTGCCCAAAAAGGTTGGTATTATGAACAATACCAGCGACAACAAAGCCAGGAAGGAGGAGAGTAA
- a CDS encoding DUF2273 domain-containing protein, whose product MKEDNQWMYPIIGAGTGLLLAILFLTLGFFKTLLVLVLVGLGAFIGYFVQKAGIVEYLIRK is encoded by the coding sequence ATGAAAGAAGATAATCAATGGATGTATCCAATCATTGGAGCAGGTACAGGATTACTTTTGGCCATCTTATTTCTAACACTTGGTTTCTTCAAAACTTTGCTCGTACTTGTATTGGTTGGTTTGGGAGCTTTTATAGGATATTTTGTTCAAAAAGCAGGAATTGTTGAATACCTGATAAGGAAGTAA
- a CDS encoding GlsB/YeaQ/YmgE family stress response membrane protein, whose amino-acid sequence MGLIWTLIVGGVIGAIAGAITNRGGSMGWIANIVAGLVGSSIGQAIFGSWGPSFAGMALFPSILGAVIVVAVVSFFLGRKA is encoded by the coding sequence ATGGGATTGATTTGGACACTTATCGTAGGTGGAGTCATTGGTGCAATTGCAGGAGCAATCACCAATAGAGGTGGTTCAATGGGTTGGATTGCCAATATTGTAGCAGGACTGGTTGGTTCATCCATTGGTCAAGCAATTTTTGGATCATGGGGACCATCTTTTGCAGGAATGGCACTCTTCCCATCGATTTTAGGTGCGGTTATCGTAGTAGCAGTTGTATCTTTCTTCCTTGGTCGTAAGGCATAG
- the amaP gene encoding alkaline shock response membrane anchor protein AmaP: MNKGLKWTYGLVTLPLIVLLGLIAIRYSEVITMPMEVERALPQWHLHTQTNQVVSQFLFWGSIVFILILITFSLIVLLWPSRYSKINLYEDGSGKLLLRKTALEGFVRSVVDAQGVMTEPVVKTSIYGKQLKVKVTGCLNSRAAAPQQLSNLEQEIREGLEAFFGLPRPLQFTVIAKEIVDSSQRLVSRVE, encoded by the coding sequence ATGAATAAAGGATTAAAATGGACTTATGGACTGGTGACTTTGCCTCTGATTGTCCTGCTCGGATTGATAGCCATTCGCTATTCAGAGGTTATCACTATGCCAATGGAGGTCGAGCGAGCTTTACCTCAATGGCATCTCCATACGCAAACAAATCAGGTAGTCTCACAATTTCTCTTCTGGGGTTCGATTGTATTTATTCTTATTTTGATAACATTTAGTTTGATCGTTTTATTGTGGCCAAGTCGTTATTCAAAAATCAATTTATATGAGGATGGGAGCGGAAAACTATTATTGAGAAAAACGGCCTTAGAAGGCTTTGTTAGATCAGTAGTTGACGCCCAAGGTGTGATGACAGAACCTGTTGTTAAGACTTCGATTTATGGGAAACAATTAAAGGTGAAAGTTACAGGCTGTTTGAATTCTCGGGCAGCAGCACCGCAACAATTATCTAACTTGGAACAGGAAATTCGTGAAGGATTGGAAGCATTTTTTGGTCTACCCCGTCCACTACAATTTACAGTGATTGCGAAGGAAATTGTAGATTCAAGTCAGAGACTAGTTTCAAGAGTAGAATAG
- a CDS encoding GlsB/YeaQ/YmgE family stress response membrane protein, which produces MGLIWTLIVGGVIGAIAGAITNRGGSMGWIANIIAGLVGSSIGQAIFGSWGPSFAGMALFPSILGAVIVVAVVSFFLGRKA; this is translated from the coding sequence ATGGGATTGATTTGGACACTTATCGTAGGTGGAGTCATTGGTGCAATTGCAGGGGCAATCACCAATAGAGGTGGTTCAATGGGTTGGATTGCCAATATTATAGCAGGACTGGTTGGTTCATCCATTGGTCAAGCAATTTTTGGATCATGGGGTCCATCATTTGCAGGAATGGCACTCTTCCCATCGATTCTAGGTGCGGTAATCGTAGTAGCAGTCGTATCTTTCTTCCTTGGTCGTAAAGCATAA